The following nucleotide sequence is from Oryzias melastigma strain HK-1 unplaced genomic scaffold, ASM292280v2 sc00985, whole genome shotgun sequence.
AAAAGGTCAAGTTTGGGAGGAATTTAAGGAGAGTGGCAAACAGAAagagcataaaaataaagagcttGACCGCATAGAATAACCAACAAGCATTTTTACAGAaggaaatacaagaaaaatcatgtttacacaaatagattttgtgattttttacaTAGAAGTCTTTCTAGCTTTTGGACAACTTTGAGTCATatttgctttataaatgaaGATGTTTCACAAATAATACTTGAAAAGCATGTTCTCGACATGATGGATTTATATAAAATCTACACAGACAAGGGTTTGCATGTCAAGCCTGTAGTGCACATGCAGTCAAATGTCTGGAATATTTGTGGCGGAAGGACTTTTTGGACGTTGTGCCAGACACTGTGTGGGTGTTTGTGGGAGCTTTCCTAAAAAGTACCACCGGAAAGGATATTTGACtcctcagccaatcaggaggtCATCGTATTGTGTGGGTCTGGTTTGATGGTGGACAACCGTATATATTGACCTTCAGTTTGGGGTAAAGATTCAGATTAGACGGcaaaagcaaagcaaagcaaTCTCGTCAACAGAGATTAACCAACAGCGACGCATCATGAAGACCCTGGCTCTCCTCGCCCTCTGTGCCCTTCTGTCAGTGTGCCGGTCCATGTCGGGTAAGACCAAACTTCTCTCAGCCTTAATGGGGATTGGGGAGTTTTACTGGGAATTCACTAATGTGTGCTCATTTCTATGCTCATCAGTTTTGGAACCCGAGGTTATTGTAGATCCCGAGGTTGTTGTGGATCCCGCTGCAGACACGGCTGCTGAGGCAACACCTGCTGCTCCTGATACATCCTCCTCACAGTCCAATTCAGCCTCATCCTCCGAGTCCGACTCGGCTTCCGACTCCGCCGCCTCTGATTCCAACTCAAGCTCAGACTCATCAGCTTCCGAATCCACAGAGTCCTCAGCTGCATCCTCTGAGTCTTCCTCAGCTTCATCCTCCGAGTCTTCCTCAGCTTCATCCTCCGAGTCTTCCTCAGCTGCATCCTCCGAGTCCTCCTCAGCGGAATCGTCTGAGTCCTCTGAGTCCGACTCCTCAGCAGCGTCTCAGTCCTCAGAATCTGACTCAGCTGCCTCTgcctcatcttcatcatcttcctcgTCAGAGTCCGCCAGTGCTGAAGgtattttactgatttatttttgcatttgtctCTTTGTTTTGCCTCAAATTAAGAAACTTTTTACGAAATTCCTCAGCCGCATCAGATTCCCAAGTGGTTATGAAGAGAGACCTGGCTGCTGTTCTCCTGAGGAGAAGAAGAGCCGCTTCAGGAGGAACCCTAACCCCTCTGCAGATGGAAAGGTACAGTCAGCGTACATGACCACAAACTAAGACTCATTGCACTGTTTTTAGGAGCTAATCTTAACAACTAACTACATCTCCTTCTCCGATTTTCCAGCCTAAGTGAAGTGTGTGAACTGAATGTCGCCTGCGATGAAATGGCTGAAACTGAAGGCATCGTGGCGGCATACA
It contains:
- the LOC112138239 gene encoding osteocalcin 2, with amino-acid sequence MKTLALLALCALLSVCRSMSVLEPEVIVDPEVVVDPAADTAAEATPAAPDTSSSQSNSASSSESDSASDSAASDSNSSSDSSASESTESSAASSESSSASSSESSSASSSESSSAASSESSSAESSESSESDSSAASQSSESDSAASASSSSSSSSESASAEAASDSQVVMKRDLAAVLLRRRRAASGGTLTPLQMESLSEVCELNVACDEMAETEGIVAAYTAYYGQVPF